From the genome of Ziziphus jujuba cultivar Dongzao chromosome 6, ASM3175591v1, one region includes:
- the LOC107430520 gene encoding alkylated DNA repair protein ALKBH8 homolog isoform X3 has product MGLPRFGRPKGVGGSQLSPNLYVANCGPAVGISYETIALVFGAFGEVSGVHAADESGARVVVSFAEEGSARAAMEALDGRPCQDLGGRSLHIRYSVLRPPTSLGPVNDSVSVSLMASELNIPGLYLLHDFVSCKEEKDLLAAVDERPWKNLSKRRVQHYGYEFCYETRNVDSKQHLGPCIMEFRRYVERGWLPKASSSTDMNIENPERNSNFLRRAVYLPPRSMLLLSGEARYAWHHYIPHHKIDMVKDRMIRRGSRRVSFTFREVRTTPCQCDFPQYCDSQR; this is encoded by the exons ATGGGCTTGCCTAGATTTGGGCGTCCGAAGGGGGTGGGAGGCTCACAGTTGAGCCCCAACCTTTACGTTGCCAACTGCGGCCCGGCGGTGGGAATCTCTTACGAAACAATTGCTCTGGTTTTCGGGGCGTTTGGGGAGGTCAGTGGAGTTCATGCGGCTGATGAGAGCGGCGCTCGTGTCGTTGTGTCTTTTGCTGAAGAGGGTAGTGCTCGGGCAGCCATGGAAGCCTTGGATGGCCGTCCATGTCAGGACCTTGGAGGTCGTTCTTTGCACATTCGTTATTCAGTTCTTCGGCCACCCACTTCCCTG gGACCGGTGAATGACTCTGTTTCAGTATCTTTAATGGCTTCGGAGCTGAACATTCCTGGCCTTTACTTGCTGCATGACTTTGTCAGTTGTAAAGAAGAGAAG GATTTGCTTGCAGCGGTTGATGAAAGGCCTTGGAAAAATCTTTCAAAGAGAAGGGTTCAGCATTATGGATATGAGTTTTGTTATGAA ACAAGGAATGTTGATTCAAAACAGCACTTAG GGCCATGCATCATGGAGTTCAGGAGATATGTAGAACGTGGTTGGCTTCCTAAAGCTTCCTCAAGTACTGATATGAATATCGAAAATCCCGAAAGGAACTCAAATTTCTTGAGAAGGGCAGTCTATCTTCCCCCTCGGTCTATGCTATTATTATCTGGAGAGGCTCGCTATGCATGGCATCACTACATTCCACATCAtaag ATTGACATGGTAAAGGACAGAATGATAAGAAGAGGTTCAAGGAGGGTGTCTTTCACGTTCCGAGAG GTAAGAACAACTCCTTGCCAATGTGACTTTCCCCAATATTGCGATTCTCAGAGATAA
- the LOC107430520 gene encoding alkylated DNA repair protein ALKBH8 homolog isoform X1, with translation MGLPRFGRPKGVGGSQLSPNLYVANCGPAVGISYETIALVFGAFGEVSGVHAADESGARVVVSFAEEGSARAAMEALDGRPCQDLGGRSLHIRYSVLRPPTSLGPVNDSVSVSLMASELNIPGLYLLHDFVSCKEEKDLLAAVDERPWKNLSKRRVQHYGYEFCYETRNVDSKQHLGELPSFVSPVLEKISMFPSLGDAANKVLNQLTVNEYPPGVGLSPHIDTHSAFEGLIFSLSLAGPCIMEFRRYVERGWLPKASSSTDMNIENPERNSNFLRRAVYLPPRSMLLLSGEARYAWHHYIPHHKIDMVKDRMIRRGSRRVSFTFREVRTTPCQCDFPQYCDSQR, from the exons ATGGGCTTGCCTAGATTTGGGCGTCCGAAGGGGGTGGGAGGCTCACAGTTGAGCCCCAACCTTTACGTTGCCAACTGCGGCCCGGCGGTGGGAATCTCTTACGAAACAATTGCTCTGGTTTTCGGGGCGTTTGGGGAGGTCAGTGGAGTTCATGCGGCTGATGAGAGCGGCGCTCGTGTCGTTGTGTCTTTTGCTGAAGAGGGTAGTGCTCGGGCAGCCATGGAAGCCTTGGATGGCCGTCCATGTCAGGACCTTGGAGGTCGTTCTTTGCACATTCGTTATTCAGTTCTTCGGCCACCCACTTCCCTG gGACCGGTGAATGACTCTGTTTCAGTATCTTTAATGGCTTCGGAGCTGAACATTCCTGGCCTTTACTTGCTGCATGACTTTGTCAGTTGTAAAGAAGAGAAG GATTTGCTTGCAGCGGTTGATGAAAGGCCTTGGAAAAATCTTTCAAAGAGAAGGGTTCAGCATTATGGATATGAGTTTTGTTATGAA ACAAGGAATGTTGATTCAAAACAGCACTTAGGTGAGCTTCCATCATTTGTTTCTCCTGTTCTTGAAAAAATCTCAATGTTCCCAAGTCTTGGTGATGCTGCAAACAAAGTTTTGAACCAACTAACG GTTAATGAATATCCACCTGGAGTGGGCTTGTCCCCACATATAGACACCCATTCTGCTTTTGAGGGATTAATTTTCAGCCTTTCATTAGCAGGGCCATGCATCATGGAGTTCAGGAGATATGTAGAACGTGGTTGGCTTCCTAAAGCTTCCTCAAGTACTGATATGAATATCGAAAATCCCGAAAGGAACTCAAATTTCTTGAGAAGGGCAGTCTATCTTCCCCCTCGGTCTATGCTATTATTATCTGGAGAGGCTCGCTATGCATGGCATCACTACATTCCACATCAtaag ATTGACATGGTAAAGGACAGAATGATAAGAAGAGGTTCAAGGAGGGTGTCTTTCACGTTCCGAGAG GTAAGAACAACTCCTTGCCAATGTGACTTTCCCCAATATTGCGATTCTCAGAGATAA
- the LOC107430520 gene encoding alkylated DNA repair protein ALKBH8 homolog isoform X2, whose protein sequence is MGLPRFGRPKGVGGSQLSPNLYVANCGPAVGISYETIALVFGAFGEVSGVHAADESGARVVVSFAEEGSARAAMEALDGRPCQDLGGRSLHIRYSVLRPPTSLGPVNDSVSVSLMASELNIPGLYLLHDFVSCKEEKDLLAAVDERPWKNLSKRRVQHYGYEFCYETRNVDSKQHLGELPSFVSPVLEKISMFPSLGDAANKVLNQLTVNEYPPGVGLSPHIDTHSAFEGLIFSLSLAGPCIMEFRRYVERGWLPKASSSTDMNIENPERNSNFLRRAVYLPPRSMLLLSGEARYAWHHYIPHHKIDMVKDRMIRRGSRRVSFTFREILELIH, encoded by the exons ATGGGCTTGCCTAGATTTGGGCGTCCGAAGGGGGTGGGAGGCTCACAGTTGAGCCCCAACCTTTACGTTGCCAACTGCGGCCCGGCGGTGGGAATCTCTTACGAAACAATTGCTCTGGTTTTCGGGGCGTTTGGGGAGGTCAGTGGAGTTCATGCGGCTGATGAGAGCGGCGCTCGTGTCGTTGTGTCTTTTGCTGAAGAGGGTAGTGCTCGGGCAGCCATGGAAGCCTTGGATGGCCGTCCATGTCAGGACCTTGGAGGTCGTTCTTTGCACATTCGTTATTCAGTTCTTCGGCCACCCACTTCCCTG gGACCGGTGAATGACTCTGTTTCAGTATCTTTAATGGCTTCGGAGCTGAACATTCCTGGCCTTTACTTGCTGCATGACTTTGTCAGTTGTAAAGAAGAGAAG GATTTGCTTGCAGCGGTTGATGAAAGGCCTTGGAAAAATCTTTCAAAGAGAAGGGTTCAGCATTATGGATATGAGTTTTGTTATGAA ACAAGGAATGTTGATTCAAAACAGCACTTAGGTGAGCTTCCATCATTTGTTTCTCCTGTTCTTGAAAAAATCTCAATGTTCCCAAGTCTTGGTGATGCTGCAAACAAAGTTTTGAACCAACTAACG GTTAATGAATATCCACCTGGAGTGGGCTTGTCCCCACATATAGACACCCATTCTGCTTTTGAGGGATTAATTTTCAGCCTTTCATTAGCAGGGCCATGCATCATGGAGTTCAGGAGATATGTAGAACGTGGTTGGCTTCCTAAAGCTTCCTCAAGTACTGATATGAATATCGAAAATCCCGAAAGGAACTCAAATTTCTTGAGAAGGGCAGTCTATCTTCCCCCTCGGTCTATGCTATTATTATCTGGAGAGGCTCGCTATGCATGGCATCACTACATTCCACATCAtaag ATTGACATGGTAAAGGACAGAATGATAAGAAGAGGTTCAAGGAGGGTGTCTTTCACGTTCCGAGAG ATCCTCGAACTAATTCACTAG
- the LOC107430598 gene encoding long-chain-alcohol oxidase FAO4A — MLGKSMNQNGGRDAAFSSMSNGKQEHTDIELGNNGYVDTQRLLLGGDKQLYANSLTSREMQSLTALCDTFLPSIPVSDLVSDESVIKFYTASASMAGTPQRLAGLISNRLKHPKQWLMRLTLWALSTWIGTFILCGNLSLSSRFPYFQSFPMVSQKKREEIALSWSLSYFYLLRMFFKSMKLLTLLVYFTQVDENDENLSWKAIGYTGPDPQFKIKTKQLEEAAPIEYGRSNEKKQEQKEEIIGPLYRGIINLSNPRDITVETLRRNGFPVFVLPKKNKPPSLSHPSLIIRCDAVVVGSGSGGGVVAGVLAMAGYKVLVLEKGNYHARNNLTLLEGPSMDQMYLSGGLIATENMGVLLLAGSTVGGGSTINWSASVPTPQHVINEWSNHHELELFDSKLYQEALDAVSQRMGVQPEIHDEGMNNAVLRKGCQELGYPVENIARNSPPDHYCGWCSLGCKDGRKKGTSETWLVDLVNSGNGAILPQCEAVKVMHKRKKGRDKNTATGVAFKFGYKGAKDICIVESKVTIVACGALSTPPLLKRSGLTNNNIGKNLHLHPVAMACGYFPLSSDSWLEREKKSYEGGIMTAMSTVVADHDKSGYGALLQTPSLHPGMFSIVIPWISGKDIKDKMCRFSRTAHIFALARDIGSGTVKSESSINYQMEAVDEENLQKGLAKVLRILAAAGAEEIGTHHAKGRTLNVKKVSSHEFERFVKEESSRMIRDLSSPICSAHQMGSCRMGIDPNTSVVNQMGETWEVEGLFLADTSVFPTALGVNPMLTVQAIAYCTAQSVLDILRRKKSR, encoded by the exons atgttaggcAAAAGTATGAACCAAAACGGTGGTAGAGACGCTGCCTTTTCGTCAATGTCAAATGGAAAGCAAGAACACACAGACATCGAGTTGGGAAACAACGGCTACGTTGATACTCAAAGACTCTTACTCGGAGGTGACAAACAGCTCTACGCAAACTCTCTCACCTCCCGCGAAATGCAATCCCTCACAGCTCTATGTGATACCTTCTTGCCTTCCATCCCGGTTTCCGACCTTGTTTCCGACGAATCTGTGATCAAGTTTTACACAGCTTCGGCTTCCATGGCCGGAACTCCACAACGT CTAGCAGGATTGATAAGCAATAGACTGAAGCATCCAAAGCAGTGGCTGATGAGACTGACGCTGTGGGCATTATCAACATGGATTGGAACGTTCATACTGTGTGGAAATCTGAGCCTGTCGAGCAGATTTCCATACTTTCAGAGCTTTCCCATGGTGTCCCAAAAGAAACGAGAAGAGATAGCTTTGTCATGGTCTCTCAGTTACTTTTATCTCCTCAGAATGTTTTTCAAGTCTATGAAGCTTCTCACTCTCCTTGTATACTTCACTCAG GTGGATGAGAATGATGAGAACCTGTCATGGAAAGCAATTGGCTATACCGGACCTGATCCACAGtttaaaatcaaaaccaaacaaCTGGAAGAAGCAGCACCAATTGAATATGGAAGATCAAACgaaaaaaaacaagaacaaaaagaagagaTCATTGGACCTCTTTATAGAGGCATTATCAATCTGAGTAATCCAAGAGACATTACTGTTGAGACTCTAAGAAGAAACGGATTTCCTGTCTTTGTTCTTCCTAAGAAAAATAAGCCACCTAGCCTATCCCATCCTTCTCTAATCATCCGATGTGATGCTGTGGTAGTTGGTTCTGGTTCTGGTGGTGGTGTTGTTGCCGGAGTACTAGCCATGGCTGGTTACAAAGTGCTTGTTTTGGAGAAAGGAAATTATCATGCCAGGAACAATCTTACCCTTCTTGAAGGACCTTCCATGGACCAAATGTACTTATCAGGTGGTCTGATTGCAACTGAGAATATGGGTGTTCTACTACTCGCAGGCTCTACAGTTGGAGGAGGCTCTACCATTAACTGGTCAGCTTCAGTTCCAACTCCCCAGCATGTAATCAATGAATGGAGCAATCATCACGAGTTAGAACTTTTCGACAGTAAATTATACCAAGAAGCCTTGGACGCTGTCTCTCAAAGAATGGGAGTTCAACCCGAAATTCATGATGAAGGAATGAACAATGCGGTTTTGAGAAAAGGGTGTCAAGAATTGGGATATCCTGTCGAAAACATTGCCCGGAATTCACCACCTGACCACTACTGCGGTTGGTGCTCTCTTGGCTGCAAGGATGGAAGAAAGAAGGGTACCTCAGAGACATGGCTAGTGGACTTGGTGAATTCAGGGAATGGTGCAATTCTTCCTCAGTGTGAAGCTGTAAAAGTCATGCATAAGAGAAAGAAAGGTAGAGATAAGAACACAGCAACTGGGGTTGCATTCAAATTTGGTTACAAAGGAGCAAAAGATATCTGCATTGTGGAATCTAAGGTCACTATTGTCGCTTGTGGTGCTCTCAGCACTCCACCATTGTTGAAAAGAAGTGGCTTGACGAACAACAACATTGGGAAAAACTTGCATCTCCATCCAGTGGCAATGGCATGTGGCTATTTTCCCCTTTCATCCGATTCATGGctggagagagaaaagaaaagctaTGAAGGAGGAATAATGACGGCAATGTCAACAGTAGTTGCAGATCATGACAAGTCTGGATACGGTGCATTGTTACAGACACCGTCCCTGCATCCTGGAATGTTCTCAATTGTAATACCGTGGATTTCAGGCAAAGATATAAAAGACAAAATGTGCAGGTTTTCTAGGACAGCCCATATATTTGCACTGGCAAGGGATATAGGATCAGGAACGGTCAAGTCAGAGAgctcaattaattatcaaatggaAGCTGTCGACGAAGAGAATCTGCAGAAAGGACTAGCAAAGGTACTAAGAATATTAGCTGCAGCCGGAGCTGAAGAAATCGGAACCCATCATGCCAAGGGGAGAACCTTGAATGTAAAGAAAGTGAGCTCACATGAGTTTGAAAGGTTTGTGAAAGAAGAGAGCTCGAGGATGATAAGAGATCTTTCTTCACCAATATGCTCTGCACATCAGATGGGCAGCTGCAGGATGGGAATTGACCCAAATACGTCAGTGGTGAACCAGATGGGGGAAACATGGGAAGTAGAGGGTCTGTTTCTGGCAGATACAAGTGTCTTTCCAACTGCTTTAGGTGTAAATCCAATGCTCACTGTTCAGGCGATTGCTTACTGCACAGCGCAATCTGTTCTTGATATTCTTCGGAGGAAGAAGAGTAGATGA
- the LOC107430560 gene encoding dolichyl-diphosphooligosaccharide--protein glycosyltransferase subunit 4A-like: MFEDQDLGFFAHFLGIFIFVLVVAYHYVMADPKYEGN, translated from the coding sequence ATGTTCGAAGATCAAGACCTGGGTTTCTTTGCCCATTTTCTGGGCATCTTCATTTTTGTTCTGGTAGTAGCATATCATTATGTGATGGCTGACCCAAAGTATGAAGGCAATTAA
- the LOC107430559 gene encoding uncharacterized protein LOC107430559 → MRYQNYHAWLWRKRLGSALRTSLACIIVGCTTLYGPVPLRRLLTYPAFSYVTTILVVSEATLGDTLRSSWHVLYATVQVVIPSMLSLWLIGPARFKNELVAAVAVAINAFLVALPESTHLMSKRIAFGQIVIVYVGTVVHGSQTGVFMHPIHVASSTAVGALASVLAMLFPYPRLAYCELRKTCRLYAENASERMTLMVEAISAQDQTAARELICQEKALSKSGARLLQDIKNNLGGMKWERPQLKFLKANDIDLVKKLQEMELPLRGMEISLSFCPSIPVQMMDDGLKHVLHVSKVQAGLKLEQAKCSAPFDGTTAPEGKGETLDRPIWTTKTTSTTQEDLSAMFLLYCMALLTDGPPVSQDLPNNLNEDSEESKEILYNFRKAWSNLNIRARSQKFSFALKCSLSLGLAVFFGLLYQKENGYWSGLTIAISFVTGRQATFNVANARAQGTVMGSIYGILCLFVFQRFLELRLLALLPWIIISSFLIHSRIYGQAGGFSAAIGALLIVGRKDYGAPSEFAIARIIEASIGLLCFILVEILLNPVRAATLAKTELSQSIGALGDCIRNITLCSQQKNMPASKPLSDKQHQLTHHVNELEKFIQEAQLEPNFWFLPFHGACYTKLLESLSAMVNLLLFISYQIEFLTEASQNFEGPLRELLQHMNDDLERFTKKVGSSLKSLQEATSASFQVFEEASQRDNTSHDIELGKSSNRNAFKRLTTENREVQNILSSFLQHLDEFDKICIEEGKEPKSQMVLCSTGLGFCIQNVARETMEIENQVKELVQWENPSSQRNLYKILCKIIWMHT, encoded by the exons ATGAGGTACCAAAATTACCATGCATGGTTGTGGCGCAAACGCCTAGGCTCCGCACTGCGGACGAGTTTGGCTTGCATCATAGTAGGCTGCACCACACTCTATGGTCCGGTACCTCTCCGGCGGTTATTAACCTACCCGGCTTTCTCTTACGTGACCACCATATTGGTTGTTTCGGAAGCAACACTTGGTGACACCTTGAGAAGCTCTTGGCATGTTCTCTATGCCACGGTTCAGGTTGTGATCCCTTCTATGCTTAGTCTCTGGCTGATTGGACCGGCAAGGTTTAAGAACGAATTGGTGGCAGCAGTGGCAGTGGCAATCAATGCGTTTTTGGTAGCGTTGCCGGAATCAACACACTTGATGTCAAAGCGGATTGCTTTTGGTCAGATCGTGATTGTTTATGTAGGCACTGTGGTTCATGGTTCGCAAACTGGTGTTTTCATGCACCCAATTCATGTAGCATCAAGCACTGCTGTTGGAGCTTTGGCTTCTGTTTTGGCTATGTTATTTCCATATCCTCGGCTAGCTTACTGTGAG CTTAGGAAAACATGTCGGTTGTATGCCGAAAATGCATCCGAGAGGATGACACTTATGGTGGAGGCCATATCTGCCCAAGACCAGACAGCTGCAAGGGAATTAATTTGTCAAGAAAAGGCTCTCTCCAAATCTGGAGCTAGACTCCTTCAAGATATCAAAAATAATCTG GGAGGCATGAAGTGGGAAAGACCacagttgaaatttctaaaaGCTAATGACATAGACTTGGTAAAGAAATTGCAAGAAATGGAATTACCTTTAAGGGGGATGGAGATATCCTTATCTTTTTGCCCTTCAATTCCTGTTCAAATGATGGATGATGGACTAAAGCATGTGTTACATGTTTCCAAAGTACAAGCTGGCTTAAAATTAGAGCAAGCCAAGTGCTCAGCACCTTTTGATGGAACTACAGCTCCAGAGGGCAAGGGAGAAACTTTAGACAGACCTATTTGGACAACTAAAACGACCTCCACAACCCAAGAGGATTTGTCAGCTATGTTCCTCTTATACTGTATGGCACTTCTCACAGATGGACCACCAGTTTCCCAAGATCTTCCAAACAATCTAAACGAGGACAGTGAAGAATCAAAGGAAATACTATACAACTTCCGAAAGGCCTGGAGCAATCTCAATATAAGAGCAAGAAGCCAGAAATTCAGTTTTGCACTCAAGTGCTCACTGTCATTAGGTCTTGCTGTATTCTTTGGATTgctttaccaaaaagaaaatggatattGGTCAGGACTCACGATTGCAATCAGTTTTGTAACAGGAAGGCaagccacatttaatgttgcaaaTGCTAGGGCACAAGGAACGGTGATGGGATCAATCTATGGAATTCTATGTTTATTTGTATTCCAAAGATTTTTGGAGCTAAGACTCTTAGCCCTACTTCCTTGGATCATTATCTCCAGTTTCCTAATTCATAGCAGAATTTATGGCCAAGCTGGTGGGTTTTCAGCAGCTATAGGGGCACTATTGATTGTGGGTAGAAAAGATTATGGCGCTCCAAGTGAGTTTGCAATTGCTAGAATTATAGAGGCTTCAATTGGATTACTCTGTTTCATTTTAGTAGAGATACTCTTGAATCCTGTGAGAGCAGCAACTCTTGCAAAAACTGAACTTTCACAGAGCATAGGAGCACTTGGAGATTGCATCAGAAATATAACTCTTTGCAGCCAGCAGAAAAACATGCCAGCCTCTAAGCCATTGAGTGATAAGCAGCACCAGCTTACACATCATGTCAATGAACTAGAAAAGTTCATTCAAGAAGCACAACTGGAGCCTAATTTTTGGTTCTTGCCCTTCCATGGTGCTTGTTACACTAAGCTCTTGGAATCTTTATCAGCAATGGTGAATCTTCTACTTTTCATTTCCTATCAAATAGAATTCCTCACAGAAGCATCACAGAATTTTGAAGGTCCTTTAAGGGAGCTACTACAGCACATGAATGATGATCTAGAGCGTTTCACTAAGAAAGTTGGCTCTTCCTTGAAATCCCTTCAAGAGGCTACTTCAGCATCCTTTCAAGTATTCGAGGAAGCCTCACAAAGGGATAATACATCTCATGACATTGAGCTTGGAAAGTCATCAAATAGAAATGCATTTAAGCGTTTGACTACAGAAAATAGAGAAGTACAGAACATTTTAAGTTCTTTTCTTCAACACTTGGACGAATTTGATAAGATATGCATAGAAGAAGGTAAAGAGCCTAAGAGCCAAATGGTTCTCTGTTCGACAGGCCTGGGGTTCTGCATCCAAAATGTAGCAAGGGAAACTATGGAGATCGAAAATCAAGTGAAAGAACTGGTTCAATGGGAGAATCCGTCAAGTCAGagaaatttatacaaaattctcTGTAAAATAATTTGGATGCATACCTAA